One segment of Phragmites australis chromosome 13, lpPhrAust1.1, whole genome shotgun sequence DNA contains the following:
- the LOC133888806 gene encoding LRR receptor-like serine/threonine-protein kinase RGI1, which yields MQLPLPLQTPSPMHRRHLLLLLPLLFAASSSSSAAAAANSEVAFLTAWLSTTAARPPDWSPAAASPCKWSRVACDGAGGGVTSVTFQSVHLAVTVPAGLCAALPGLVSFVVSDANLTGGVPDDLWRCRRLAELDLSGNALTGPIPPSLGHATALETLALNSNQLSGPIPPELAGLAPTLKNLLLFDNRLSGELPPSLGELRLLESLRTGGNRDLSGPIPDSFSKLSNLVVLGLADTKISGPLPASLGQLQSLETLSVYTTALSGAIPPELGNCSNLTNIYLYENSLSGPLPPSLGALPQLQKLLLWQNALTGPIPESFGNLTSLVSLDLSINAISGAIPASLGRLPALQDLMLSDNNVTGTIPPALANATSLVQLQLDTNEISGLIPPELGRLSALQVFFAWQNQLEGAIPATLASLSNLQALDLSHNHLTGVIPPGLFLLRNLTKLLLLSNDLSGPLPPEISKAASLVRLRLGGNRIAGSIPTAVAGMKSINFLDLGSNRLAGPVPAELSNCSQLQMLDLSNNSLTGPLPKSLAGVHGLQELDVSHNQLTGAVPDAFGRLETLGRLVLSGNSLSGPIPAALGQCRNLELLDLSDNELTGRIPDELCGIDGLDIALNLSRNGLTGPIPAKFSALSKLSVLDLSYNALDGSLTPLAGLDNLVTLNVSNNNFSGYLPDTKLFRQLSTSCLAGNAGLCTKGGDVCFVSVDANGHPVMNGAEEAQRVHRLKLAIALLVTATVAMVLGMIGILRARRMGIGGKSGGGGGSHSEAGGELSWPWQFTPFQKLSFSVDQVVRNLVDANIIGKGCSGVVYRVSMDTGEVIAVKKLWPNTHTAAATTCKDDGTSGRVRDSFSAEVRTLGSIRHKNIVRFLGCCWNKSTRLLMYDYMANGSLGAVLNERRGGGGAQLEWDVRYRIVLGAAQGLAYLHHDCVPPIVHRDIKANNILIGLDFEAYIADFGLAKLVEDGDFGRSSNTVAGSYGYIAPEYGYMMKITEKSDVYSYGVVVLEVLTGKQPIDPTIPDGLHVTDWVRRCRDRVDVLDPALQGRSSSEVEEMLQVMGVALLCVSPTPDDRPTMKDVTAMLKEIRLEREDFANVDVLLKGGSSPPHAPATIAAKTTATSSTSSTPPYRQGASNSCSSSCSSFSAIYSSSKAKSPFG from the exons CTGACGGCGTGGCTCAGCACCACGGCGGCGAGGCCGCCGGActggtcgccggcggcggcgtcccCGTGCAAATGGTCGCGGGTCGCTTGTGACGGCGCCGGAGGGGGTGTCACGTCCGTCACCTTCCAATCCGTGCATCTCGCCGTGACGGTCCCGGCGGGCCTCTGCGCCGCGCTGCCGGGGTTGGTGTCGTTTGTGGTCTCCGACGCCAACCTGACTGGCGGCGTCCCCGACGACCTGTGGCGGTGtcgccgcctcgccgagctCGACCTCAGCGGGAACGCGCTCACGGGACCCATCCCACCGTCGCTCGGCCACGCGACGGCGCTGGAGACCCTCGCTCTCAACTCCAACCAGCTGTCAGGTCCCATCCCGCCGGAGCTGGCCGGGCTCGCGCCGACGCTCAAGAACCTGCTTCTGTTCGACAACCGCCTCTCCGGCGAGCTACCGCCGTCGCTCGGCGAGCTTCGGCTGCTCGAGTCGCTGCGCACCGGCGGCAACCGCGACCTGTCGGGACCGATACCGGACTCCTTCTCCAAGCTCTCGAACCTCGTCGTGCTCGGCCTCGCCGACACCAAGATCTCCGGCCCGCTCCCGGCGTCGCTCGGCCAGCTCCAGAGCCTGGAGACGCTGTCCGTCTACACGACGGCGCTGTCCGGCGCCATCCCGCCGGAGCTCGGCAACTGCTCCAACCTCACCAACATCTACCTCTACGAGAACTCGCTCTCCGGCCCGCTGCCGCCGTCGCTCGGCGCGCTGCCGCAGCTGCAGAAGCTGCTGCTTTGGCAGAACGCGCTTACCGGCCCCATCCCGGAGTCCTTCGGCAACCTCACGTCGCTCGTGTCGCTGGACCTCTCAATCAACGCCATCTCCGGCGCCATCCCGGCGTCGCTCGGGCGGCTGCCGGCGCTGCAGGACCTCATGCTTAGCGACAACAACGTCACTGGCACCATCCCGCCGGCGCTCGCCAACGCGACGTCGCTGGTGCAGCTCCAGCTCGACACCAATGAGATCTCCGGCCTCATCCCGCCGGAGCTCGGCCGGCTCTCCGCGCTGCAGGTGTTCTTCGCGTGGCAGAACCAGCTCGAGGGCGCCATCCCGGCGACGCTCGCATCACTCTCCAACCTCCAGGCGCTCGACCTCTCGCACAACCACCTCACCGGCGTCATACCGCCGGGGCTCTTCCTTCTGCGCAATCTCACCAAGCTGCTGCTCCTGTCCAACGACCTTTCCGGGCCGCTGCCACCGGAGATCAGCAAAGCGGCTAGCCTCGTGCGGCTGCGGCTTGGTGGCAACCGCATCGCCGGGTCGATACCCACAGCCGTGGCCGGCATGAAGAGCATCAATTTCCTCGACCTCGGCAGCAACCGCCTCGCCGGGCCGGTGCCTGCCGAGCTCAGCAACTGCTCGCAGCTCCAGATGCTTGACCTGAGCAACAACTCGCTGACCGGGCCATTGCCGAAGTCGCTCGCTGGAGTGCACGGCCTGCAGGAGCTCGACGTCTCGCACAACCAGCTCACCGGCGCGGTGCCCGACGCGTTCGGGCGGCTGGAGACATTGGGCAGGCTCGTGCTCAGCGGCAACTCGCTGTCTGGGCCGATACCAGCGGCGCTGGGACAATGCCGCAACCTCGAGCTCCTCGACCTGAGTGACAATGAGCTCACCGGCCGCATCCCCGACGAGCTCTGCGGCATCGACGGGCTCGATATTGCGCTGAACTTGAGCCGGAACGGCCTCACCGGACCGATACCAGCGAAGTTTTCGGCGCTGAGCAAGCTCTCCGTGCTCGACCTCTCGTACAACGCGCTCGACGGCAGCCTCACGCCTCTCGCCGGGTTGGACAATCTTGTCACGCTCAACGTATCCAACAACAATTTCTCCGGGTACCTCCCGGACACGAAGCTCTTCCGGCAGCTGTCAACGTCGTGCCTCGCCGGCAACGCGGGGCTCTGCACGAAAGGCGGTGACGTGTGCTTCGTGAGCGTGGACGCCAACGGTCACCCAGTGATGAACGGCGCCGAGGAGGCGCAGCGCGTTCACCGCCTCAAACTCGCCATCGCTCTGCTGGTGACGGCGACGGTGGCGATGGTGCTCGGCATGATCGGCATACTGAGGGCGCGGCGGATGGGCATTGGCGGGAagagtggcggcggtggcggcagccaCTCCGAGGCCGGCGGGGAGCTGTCGTGGCCGTGGCAGTTCACGCCGTTCCAGAAGCTGAGCTTCTCAGTAGACCAGGTGGTCAGGAACCTCGTGGACGCCAACATCATCGGCAAGGGCTGCTCCGGCGTGGTGTACCGCGTGAGCATGGACACCGGCGAGGTGATCGCCGTCAAGAAGCTGTGGCCAAACACCCACaccgcggcggcgacgacgtgCAAGGACGACGGTACAAGCGGCCGAGTCCGCGACTCGTTCTCGGCAGAGGTGCGCACGCTGGGCTCCATCCGGCACAAGAACATCGTGCGGTTTctcggctgctgctggaacaaGAGCACCCGGCTGCTCATGTACGATTACATGGCCAACGGCAGCCTCGGCGCCGTGCTCAAcgagcgccgcggcggcggtggagcgcAGCTGGAGTGGGACGTCCGGTACCGCATCGTGCTCGGCGCAGCGCAGGGGCTGGCGTACCTGCACCACGACTGCGTGCCGCCGATCGTCCACCGCGACATCAAGGCCAACAACATCCTCATCGGCCTTGACTTCGAGGCCTACATCGCCGATTTCGGCCTTGCCAAACTCGTTGAGGACGGCGACTTTGGGCGGTCATCCAACACTGTCGCCGGCTCTTATGGTTACATTGCCCCGG AGTACGGGTACATGATGAAGATCACCGAGAAGAGCGACGTCTACAGCTATGGCGTGGTGGTGCTGGAGGTCCTGACTGGCAAGCAGCCGATCGACCCCACGATCCCGGACGGCCTCCACGTGACCGACTGGGTGCGCCGGTGCAGGGACCGCGTGGACGTGCTCGACCCGGCCCTCCAGGGCCGGTCAAGCTCCGAGGTGGAGGAGATGTTGCAGGTCATGGGCGTCGCGCTGCTCTGCGTCAGCCCGACGCCCGATGACCGGCCGACGATGAAGGACGTCACGGCGATGCTCAAGGAGATCCGGCTCGAGCGCGAGGACTTCGCCAACGTGGATGTCCTCCTCAAGGGAGGCTCATCGCCTCCTCATGCCCCTGCAACGATAGCTGCCAAAACGACGGCGACATCGTCCACGTCCAGCACGCCGCCATACCGGCAAGGGGCCAGCaacagctgcagcagcagctgcagcagcttCTCTGCCATCTACTCCTCATCCAAGGCTAAGTCACCCTTTGGCTGA